The Chryseobacterium scophthalmum genome has a window encoding:
- a CDS encoding acyl carrier protein produces MSDIASRVKAIIADKLDVEETEVTPEASFTNDLGADSLDTVELIMEFEKEFNIQIPDDQAEKITTVGHAIAYIEEVVNK; encoded by the coding sequence ATGTCAGACATTGCATCAAGAGTAAAAGCTATCATCGCTGATAAGCTTGACGTTGAAGAAACAGAAGTAACTCCTGAGGCTAGCTTCACAAATGATTTAGGAGCAGACTCACTAGATACAGTTGAGTTAATCATGGAATTTGAAAAAGAATTTAACATTCAAATCCCTGATGACCAAGCTGAAAAAATTACTACTGTAGGGCACGCTATCGCTTATATAGAAGAAGTAGTAAATAAATAA
- the fabF gene encoding beta-ketoacyl-ACP synthase II, whose protein sequence is MELKRVVVTGFGAITPVGNNANEYWESLVKGKSGAAPITLFDATNFKTKFACEVKNFNPLDHFDKKEAKKMDRNTQLGLVAAREAVSHSRIMEDNVDKNRVGVIWGSGIGGLETFETEVLGWANTDIPRFNPFFIPKMIADITPGHISIEYGFHGPNYTTVSACASSANALIDSKMLIQLGKADVIVCGGSEAAVTASGVGGFNAMMALSTRNDDPTTASRPFDKDRDGFVLGEGAGSIILEEYEHAVKRGATIYAELLGGGMSADAHHMTAPHPEGLGAYLVMKNCLEDAGLTADEVDHINMHGTSTPLGDIAESNAISRLLGEHAYDIQINSTKSMTGHLLGAAGVIEAIAALGTIIHGIVPPTINHFTDDENIDSRLNFTFNDAVKKDVKVAMSNTFGFGGHNACVLFKKI, encoded by the coding sequence ATGGAATTAAAAAGAGTAGTTGTAACTGGTTTTGGCGCAATAACACCCGTCGGTAATAATGCGAATGAATACTGGGAAAGTCTTGTAAAAGGCAAGAGCGGTGCCGCTCCTATTACTCTTTTTGATGCCACAAACTTTAAAACCAAGTTCGCTTGCGAGGTGAAAAACTTCAATCCATTAGACCATTTCGATAAGAAAGAAGCTAAAAAAATGGATAGAAACACTCAGCTTGGGCTGGTTGCTGCAAGAGAAGCAGTAAGCCATTCAAGAATCATGGAAGACAATGTTGATAAAAACAGAGTCGGAGTGATTTGGGGATCAGGGATTGGTGGTTTAGAAACTTTCGAAACCGAAGTTTTGGGCTGGGCAAATACAGACATCCCAAGATTTAACCCTTTCTTTATTCCAAAAATGATTGCGGACATTACACCTGGACATATCTCTATTGAATATGGTTTCCACGGTCCCAATTATACTACAGTTTCTGCTTGTGCATCATCTGCAAACGCATTAATTGATTCTAAAATGCTTATTCAGCTTGGCAAAGCAGACGTTATCGTTTGTGGAGGCTCTGAAGCTGCCGTTACGGCAAGTGGTGTTGGAGGATTTAATGCAATGATGGCATTATCTACAAGAAATGACGATCCTACAACGGCATCAAGACCGTTCGACAAAGACAGAGATGGTTTTGTTTTGGGCGAAGGTGCAGGTTCTATTATTCTTGAAGAGTACGAACACGCTGTGAAGCGTGGTGCAACAATTTATGCAGAATTATTGGGTGGCGGTATGAGTGCAGATGCACATCACATGACGGCACCACATCCTGAAGGTTTAGGAGCTTATTTAGTAATGAAAAATTGCTTAGAAGACGCAGGTTTAACTGCTGATGAAGTAGATCACATCAATATGCATGGTACATCTACTCCATTAGGAGATATTGCAGAATCAAACGCAATTTCAAGATTATTGGGTGAGCATGCTTACGACATTCAGATTAATTCTACAAAATCAATGACGGGTCACCTTTTGGGTGCAGCCGGAGTTATTGAAGCAATTGCTGCTTTAGGAACTATTATTCATGGTATTGTACCTCCTACAATCAACCATTTTACTGATGATGAGAACATCGACAGCAGATTAAATTTCACATTTAATGACGCTGTAAAAAAAGATGTAAAAGTAGCCATGAGTAATACTTTTGGATTTGGTGGGCACAATGCTTGTGTTCTGTTTAAAAAAATCTAA
- the rnc gene encoding ribonuclease III has protein sequence MELQKYFSKFLIKKRKRQLTERDYFLSTELNKILGIEIQNVNFYREAFSIKTSSKNQESNYERLEFLGDSVLGTIVSCHLFQTYPKANEGYMTQMKSKIVNRKNLNKLGEDLKLTDLLQKNNHAVALGDNISGNLFEALIGAVYLDFQYEICKKIVLDRLLTPTEINKLENKIVSYKGLLLEWSQKKKLNIKYETCEEIQVNKSIVFRCHVWLGNENISNATETSKKKAEEKAAQRAFYILNKKENILGNPKTL, from the coding sequence ATGGAGTTACAGAAATACTTTTCTAAATTCCTTATCAAAAAAAGAAAAAGACAACTTACGGAAAGAGACTATTTCCTGAGCACAGAACTAAATAAAATTTTAGGGATTGAGATTCAGAATGTCAACTTTTATCGTGAGGCTTTTTCAATTAAAACTTCTTCTAAAAATCAGGAAAGCAATTACGAAAGGCTTGAATTTTTAGGAGATTCTGTATTGGGCACAATTGTTTCGTGTCATTTGTTTCAAACTTATCCTAAAGCTAATGAAGGATACATGACGCAGATGAAATCTAAAATTGTAAACAGAAAGAATCTTAACAAATTAGGAGAAGATTTAAAGCTTACCGATCTTTTACAAAAAAACAATCATGCTGTTGCTTTAGGAGATAACATTTCAGGAAATCTCTTTGAAGCATTAATTGGTGCTGTTTATTTAGACTTCCAATACGAAATTTGCAAAAAAATCGTTCTGGATAGACTGCTTACGCCAACAGAAATCAATAAACTTGAAAATAAAATTGTAAGCTACAAAGGTCTTTTGCTGGAATGGAGCCAGAAAAAGAAACTCAATATAAAGTACGAAACTTGTGAAGAAATTCAGGTAAACAAATCGATCGTCTTCAGATGCCATGTTTGGCTGGGAAATGAAAACATTTCGAATGCCACAGAAACTTCAAAGAAAAAAGCCGAAGAAAAAGCTGCACAAAGAGCATTTTATATTTTAAATAAAAAAGAAAATATACTTGGAAATCCAAAAACTTTATGA
- a CDS encoding IPExxxVDY family protein: MEIQKLYDLDDIEFEDITIALVRLVKHIPDHEFFFKINQNNDLKFSRIKDLVYHGSHYDFHFPRFEAYHKYTRTCFTFISNKSSESNQKKLQTELFAEEENIKFLLNNHPEVEYILHSSEQFPDFSVILLAENLAFPIQDYNLSSEEELYQIIQYYE, encoded by the coding sequence TTGGAAATCCAAAAACTTTATGATCTTGATGATATAGAATTTGAAGATATTACCATCGCTTTGGTAAGATTAGTCAAACATATACCAGATCACGAGTTTTTTTTCAAAATCAATCAAAACAACGATTTAAAGTTTTCAAGAATAAAAGACCTTGTCTATCACGGGTCTCATTATGATTTTCATTTTCCCAGGTTTGAAGCTTATCACAAGTATACAAGAACCTGTTTTACCTTCATCTCCAACAAATCTTCAGAAAGTAATCAAAAAAAATTACAAACTGAACTCTTCGCAGAAGAAGAAAACATTAAATTTTTATTAAATAATCATCCAGAAGTAGAATATATTCTGCACAGTTCGGAACAGTTTCCTGATTTTTCCGTAATTTTGCTGGCTGAAAATCTTGCGTTTCCTATTCAAGATTACAATCTGAGTTCTGAAGAAGAGCTCTATCAAATAATACAGTATTATGAATAA
- the pyk gene encoding pyruvate kinase yields MNKYLKKTKIIATLGPASSSKEVMLGLMRAGVDVFRINFSHADYDLVRSNINIIRDLNKEYGYSVSILGDLQGPKLRVGVVKEGSYLNPGDILTFTNEKIEGDSTKVYMTYQQFPQDVNVGERILIDDGKLMLEVIETNKIDTVKAKTIQGGPLSSKKGVNLPNTNVSLPALTEKDIQDANFMMDMEVDWIALSFIRHAQDIIDLKELIKNHPNGKFKTPIIAKIEKPEGVKNIDEILLECDGLMVARGDLGVEVPMEEVPAIQKNLVERARFFSKPVIIATQMMETMINSLTPTRAEVNDVANSVLDGADAVMLSGETSVGRYPIQVVENMAKIVKNIEMTSFYQNKNEPLEKDYNCIDERFITNRICLAAVRIAKSTNVAAIVTLTSSGYTAFQLSAHRPNSHIIVYSGNKRVITMLNLLWGVRAYYYDMNKPTDETIIQVNMLTHNHGYIETGDFVININATPSYEGGKTNTLRLTTI; encoded by the coding sequence ATGAATAAGTATTTAAAGAAGACAAAAATTATTGCAACACTAGGACCTGCTTCATCTTCGAAGGAGGTAATGTTAGGATTGATGAGAGCGGGTGTTGACGTTTTTAGAATAAACTTTTCTCATGCCGACTATGATTTAGTTCGTTCCAATATAAATATCATCAGAGACCTTAATAAAGAATACGGTTATTCCGTAAGTATTTTAGGGGATTTACAGGGTCCAAAACTTAGAGTAGGTGTTGTAAAAGAAGGTTCATACCTTAATCCTGGAGACATTCTTACGTTTACAAACGAAAAAATTGAAGGAGATTCTACGAAGGTTTATATGACTTATCAACAGTTTCCTCAGGATGTAAATGTGGGTGAAAGAATCCTTATTGATGACGGAAAACTAATGTTGGAGGTTATTGAAACCAACAAAATAGACACCGTAAAAGCAAAAACAATTCAAGGGGGACCATTGAGTTCTAAAAAAGGAGTAAACCTTCCGAATACGAACGTTTCTCTTCCTGCTTTGACAGAAAAAGATATTCAGGATGCCAATTTCATGATGGATATGGAGGTTGACTGGATCGCTTTATCATTCATTCGTCACGCTCAAGATATTATCGACTTAAAAGAGCTAATCAAAAATCATCCAAACGGAAAATTCAAAACGCCGATCATTGCTAAAATTGAAAAGCCAGAAGGCGTTAAGAACATCGATGAAATTCTATTGGAATGTGATGGTTTAATGGTTGCTCGTGGAGATCTTGGTGTAGAAGTTCCGATGGAAGAAGTTCCTGCCATTCAGAAAAACTTGGTTGAAAGAGCTAGATTCTTCTCAAAACCGGTAATCATTGCCACTCAAATGATGGAAACAATGATTAACAGCTTAACGCCTACAAGAGCTGAAGTAAATGACGTTGCCAACTCTGTATTAGACGGAGCTGATGCGGTAATGCTTTCAGGAGAAACTTCTGTGGGTAGATATCCTATTCAGGTTGTTGAAAATATGGCGAAAATTGTGAAGAATATAGAAATGACTTCTTTTTATCAGAACAAAAATGAGCCACTGGAAAAAGATTACAACTGTATCGACGAACGTTTTATTACAAACAGAATTTGTCTTGCAGCAGTAAGAATCGCAAAAAGTACCAACGTTGCTGCAATCGTAACTTTAACAAGTTCTGGGTATACAGCGTTCCAATTATCGGCGCACAGACCAAATTCTCACATCATTGTTTATAGTGGAAATAAGAGAGTAATTACGATGCTTAATCTACTTTGGGGAGTTCGTGCTTATTATTACGATATGAACAAACCTACGGATGAAACCATCATTCAGGTAAATATGTTGACGCATAACCACGGTTATATTGAAACCGGAGATTTCGTCATCAACATCAATGCAACGCCGTCTTACGAAGGTGGAAAAACAAATACATTGAGATTAACAACAATTTAA
- a CDS encoding aldehyde dehydrogenase family protein, with the protein MENLIENKLLKADQAFQEWKKVPFEEKQKLIAKAAEIFKNKAEVFGELITEEMNKPISQAISEVEKSALMMNYYADAENILSPEKIESEYKISEIHYVPKGVILGVMPWNFPFWQVLRFATPAILAGNTVVLKHASICFGSGNAIEKVFIEAGFPEGVFQNLEVGHGEVKEILEHKTIKGVSLTGSEKAGAEVAATAGKNIKKSLLELGGSDAFIVLEDADLDEAAKVGALARLQNCGQTCVAAKRFIIQREVEFDFLPKFIQEYKKFVPADPKLKETKLAGMARPDLADDLEKQYQKALDHGAEVIIPLERISENEFIPGLIRVEEGNPVLQEELFGPLGMVMIAHNDQEALEIANNIPFGLSNSVWTKNEERQQFFIDNLESGTVNINRMTSSDPRFPFGGTKSSGYGTELSLLALKEFVTAKTILGK; encoded by the coding sequence ATGGAAAATTTAATAGAAAACAAGCTGTTAAAAGCTGACCAGGCTTTTCAGGAATGGAAAAAAGTTCCGTTTGAAGAAAAGCAGAAACTTATTGCAAAAGCTGCTGAAATTTTTAAAAATAAAGCTGAGGTTTTTGGTGAATTAATTACTGAGGAGATGAATAAGCCCATTTCTCAAGCCATTTCAGAGGTTGAGAAATCTGCTTTAATGATGAATTATTATGCGGATGCTGAGAATATTTTAAGCCCAGAAAAAATAGAATCTGAATATAAAATTTCAGAAATTCATTATGTTCCGAAAGGAGTAATTTTAGGAGTAATGCCCTGGAATTTTCCGTTTTGGCAGGTTTTAAGATTTGCAACGCCTGCAATTTTGGCAGGAAATACAGTCGTTTTAAAACATGCATCCATCTGTTTCGGAAGTGGAAATGCTATTGAAAAAGTTTTTATTGAAGCCGGTTTTCCTGAAGGAGTTTTCCAAAATCTTGAAGTAGGGCATGGTGAAGTAAAAGAAATTTTAGAACATAAAACCATTAAAGGAGTAAGCCTTACCGGAAGTGAAAAAGCCGGAGCTGAAGTAGCTGCAACTGCTGGAAAAAATATTAAAAAATCTCTTCTGGAATTAGGCGGAAGTGATGCTTTTATTGTTTTGGAAGATGCTGATTTGGATGAAGCTGCAAAAGTGGGAGCTTTGGCAAGATTGCAAAATTGTGGGCAAACCTGTGTTGCTGCAAAAAGATTTATTATTCAAAGAGAGGTAGAATTTGATTTTCTTCCGAAGTTTATTCAAGAATACAAAAAATTTGTTCCAGCTGATCCTAAATTAAAAGAAACAAAATTGGCCGGAATGGCAAGACCGGATTTGGCAGATGATCTTGAAAAGCAATACCAGAAAGCTTTAGATCATGGTGCAGAAGTTATTATTCCTCTTGAAAGAATTTCTGAAAACGAATTTATTCCGGGATTAATAAGAGTAGAAGAAGGAAATCCTGTTTTACAAGAAGAATTATTTGGTCCTTTAGGAATGGTGATGATTGCTCATAACGATCAAGAAGCGTTAGAAATTGCCAATAATATTCCGTTTGGTTTATCCAATTCGGTATGGACGAAAAATGAAGAACGCCAACAGTTTTTTATTGATAATTTAGAATCCGGAACGGTAAATATCAACAGAATGACAAGTTCTGATCCCCGTTTTCCATTCGGTGGAACCAAATCTTCAGGATATGGAACTGAGCTTTCTTTATTGGCCTTAAAAGAGTTTGTGACGGCGAAAACAATTTTAGGAAAATAG
- the hutG gene encoding formimidoylglutamase: MIWQGRLDGEELLYHRIFQRVKAESNYDLISTNDFVLHGFAVDEGVRRNKGRQGAKDAPDVIRKNMSNFPVIRPDFSLLDFGNITCEDGNLENTQNELAKNVSKVLLKGGKSLVLGGGHEVTFGHYRGVKTAFQEQKIGIVNFDAHFDNRQPENGVGASSGTGFWQIAQEGEINSLHIGIQRNSNTLKLFDTAHQFGMKYILADELFFENLPSIYERVNELAESVDFLYMTICMDVFNASIAPGVSASAYNGIFADAAFMHLYRHILRNEKLIALDIAEVNPGLDIQDHTARLAASLANEWFMI, encoded by the coding sequence ATGATTTGGCAAGGAAGATTAGACGGTGAAGAACTACTTTATCACAGAATATTTCAGAGAGTAAAAGCAGAAAGTAATTACGATTTGATTTCAACTAACGATTTCGTTTTACACGGATTTGCCGTTGACGAAGGCGTTCGCAGAAATAAAGGAAGACAGGGTGCAAAAGACGCTCCTGATGTTATTCGAAAAAATATGTCTAATTTTCCTGTGATTCGTCCTGATTTTTCACTTCTTGATTTTGGAAATATTACCTGTGAGGATGGAAATCTTGAAAATACCCAAAATGAACTGGCGAAAAATGTTTCTAAAGTTTTGCTAAAAGGGGGGAAATCTTTGGTTCTTGGCGGTGGTCATGAAGTTACTTTTGGTCATTACCGCGGTGTGAAAACCGCTTTTCAGGAACAGAAAATTGGGATTGTTAATTTTGATGCACATTTTGATAACAGACAACCAGAAAATGGAGTAGGAGCAAGTTCTGGAACCGGTTTTTGGCAAATTGCTCAGGAAGGTGAGATCAATTCTTTACACATCGGAATTCAGAGAAATTCTAATACGTTAAAGCTTTTCGACACAGCTCATCAATTTGGCATGAAATATATTCTGGCGGATGAATTGTTTTTCGAAAACCTTCCTTCGATCTATGAAAGAGTTAATGAATTGGCAGAGTCGGTAGACTTTCTTTACATGACGATTTGTATGGATGTCTTCAATGCTTCAATTGCGCCGGGAGTTTCTGCTTCGGCTTACAACGGAATTTTTGCAGATGCTGCATTTATGCATTTGTACAGACATATTCTTAGAAATGAAAAATTAATTGCCTTGGATATTGCGGAAGTAAATCCTGGTCTTGATATTCAGGATCATACCGCAAGATTGGCTGCAAGTCTGGCTAATGAATGGTTTATGATTTAG
- a CDS encoding DUF695 domain-containing protein yields the protein MGIFDKFFSKKEEKEAAEIKNYKNFWDWFLTKEKDFFDVVKNHDNIENNFFDVIAPKLKELNGGYYFLAGMSDDSTAELILTVEGDIKNIAFAEEIIEMAPKLDHWKFTALKPEMNLTSGIEMDGRKFSGENIFFYENEVEGYPDEIDITFVYEGLNEENKDAVVTGVCVFLDNFLGELNFATQIDTFNVVGKDNAQKELVSVTKLKDFLSWREREFTEKYKNVKDFSEEDKFSVFEATLQNGSPLIATINTSLLTYDSKASYPWISILKVQYNGENNNGLPQKEDYEKLSNIEEQIIEELKIEDGHLYIGRENADNMKESYFASKDFRKPSKVLKKVMDDHPEYKMTLEIYKDKYWQSFERYNVNQN from the coding sequence ATGGGAATTTTCGATAAATTTTTCAGTAAAAAAGAAGAGAAAGAAGCTGCCGAAATTAAAAATTATAAAAATTTTTGGGATTGGTTTCTTACTAAAGAAAAAGATTTTTTTGATGTCGTAAAAAACCACGATAATATAGAAAATAACTTTTTTGATGTTATTGCTCCAAAACTTAAAGAGTTAAACGGAGGATATTATTTTCTTGCGGGAATGAGTGATGATTCTACTGCAGAATTGATTCTAACGGTAGAAGGTGATATTAAAAATATAGCTTTTGCTGAAGAAATAATTGAGATGGCTCCCAAACTTGATCATTGGAAATTTACCGCTCTAAAACCGGAAATGAACCTTACAAGCGGAATTGAAATGGATGGCAGAAAATTTTCTGGTGAAAATATTTTCTTTTATGAGAATGAAGTCGAAGGTTATCCCGACGAAATCGACATCACATTTGTTTACGAAGGTTTAAACGAAGAAAATAAAGATGCTGTTGTAACCGGAGTCTGCGTTTTTCTGGATAACTTTTTAGGCGAACTTAATTTTGCCACTCAAATCGATACTTTTAATGTCGTTGGAAAAGATAATGCTCAAAAAGAATTGGTGTCGGTTACGAAACTGAAAGATTTTTTATCGTGGCGCGAAAGAGAGTTTACAGAAAAGTATAAAAATGTGAAAGACTTCAGCGAAGAAGACAAATTTTCTGTTTTTGAGGCGACTCTGCAAAACGGTTCTCCTCTTATTGCGACGATCAATACTTCTTTGTTAACTTACGATTCAAAAGCTTCTTATCCGTGGATTTCTATTTTGAAAGTTCAGTATAACGGAGAAAATAATAATGGACTTCCCCAAAAAGAAGACTATGAAAAATTAAGCAATATCGAAGAGCAGATTATTGAAGAATTGAAAATCGAAGACGGTCATCTATACATTGGAAGAGAAAATGCAGATAACATGAAAGAAAGTTATTTTGCAAGTAAAGATTTCAGGAAACCTTCAAAAGTTTTGAAAAAAGTAATGGATGATCACCCTGAATATAAAATGACACTTGAAATTTATAAAGACAAATATTGGCAGAGTTTTGAACGCTATAATGTAAATCAAAATTAA
- the hutI gene encoding imidazolonepropionase: MKLIGPFKQVVTLANLPLRGKLSDEQIEIIVDGGILVNENKIHTIGNFETLKSENQNIEIETIESEQIVLPAFVDSHTHICFGGNRANDFAMRNAGKTYLEIAESGGGIWSSVQHTRNASEEELLKTLLERIDFLISLGITTIEVKSGYGLDVENELKMLRMIKKAQEKTQATLVPTCLSAHLKPRDFEGTNEEYLNYILTEILPKVKEENLAKRVDIFIEKSAFQPEESKNFLLKTKDLGFEITVHADQFTPGSSRIAVEVGAKSADHLEATIDEDIEFLAQSETVATALPGASLGLGEKFTPARKLLDAGAIVAIASDWNPGSAPMGNLITQASILATFEKLTTAEVLAGMTFRSAFALGLEDRGSLKEGLKADFVTYKTNNFQNVLYNQGSLKAENVYIDGIKVK; the protein is encoded by the coding sequence ATGAAACTTATAGGCCCTTTCAAACAAGTTGTAACACTTGCGAATCTTCCGTTAAGAGGAAAACTTTCTGATGAACAAATTGAAATTATCGTTGATGGCGGAATTTTAGTTAATGAAAATAAAATCCATACAATCGGAAATTTTGAAACCTTAAAATCTGAAAATCAAAATATAGAAATCGAAACCATTGAAAGCGAGCAAATCGTACTTCCTGCGTTTGTAGATTCTCACACTCATATTTGTTTTGGTGGAAATCGAGCCAACGATTTTGCCATGCGAAATGCAGGAAAAACGTATCTTGAAATTGCCGAAAGTGGCGGTGGAATATGGAGTTCGGTACAACATACAAGAAATGCTTCAGAAGAAGAATTGTTGAAAACTTTATTAGAAAGAATTGATTTTTTAATTTCTCTTGGAATTACAACCATCGAAGTAAAAAGCGGTTACGGTTTGGATGTTGAAAACGAGCTGAAAATGCTTCGAATGATTAAAAAAGCACAGGAAAAGACTCAAGCAACTTTAGTTCCGACCTGTCTTTCAGCACATTTAAAGCCACGAGATTTTGAAGGAACTAACGAAGAGTATTTAAATTATATTTTAACCGAAATTTTACCAAAAGTAAAAGAAGAAAACCTCGCAAAACGAGTTGATATTTTTATTGAGAAATCAGCATTCCAACCTGAAGAAAGTAAAAATTTCTTACTTAAAACTAAAGACTTAGGTTTCGAAATTACGGTTCATGCAGATCAGTTTACACCGGGAAGCTCTAGAATTGCCGTAGAAGTTGGCGCGAAATCTGCAGATCATTTAGAAGCTACAATCGATGAAGATATTGAGTTTTTAGCACAGTCTGAAACCGTGGCAACCGCTTTACCGGGAGCTAGTTTAGGATTGGGTGAGAAGTTTACTCCAGCAAGAAAGTTATTGGATGCAGGAGCAATAGTTGCGATTGCAAGTGACTGGAATCCTGGTTCTGCACCGATGGGGAATTTAATTACGCAAGCTTCTATTTTAGCAACGTTTGAAAAGTTAACAACCGCAGAAGTTTTAGCAGGAATGACTTTCCGTTCAGCTTTTGCTTTAGGTTTAGAAGACAGAGGAAGTTTAAAGGAAGGTTTAAAAGCAGATTTTGTAACCTATAAAACCAACAATTTCCAAAATGTTCTTTATAACCAAGGAAGCTTGAAGGCAGAGAATGTTTATATCGATGGGATTAAAGTAAAATAA
- the ruvB gene encoding Holliday junction branch migration DNA helicase RuvB produces the protein MPDFLHPDKDNYSHEELIQEEQIRPQSFKDFAGQRKTLENLEVFVTAAKRRGGALDHVLLHGPPGLGKTTLANIIANELGVGCKITSGPVLDKPGSLAGLLTNLEENDVLFIDEIHRLSPVVEEYLYSAMEDYKIDIMLETGPNARSVQIGLNPFTLVGATTRSGMLTKPMLARFGIQSRLEYYTIELLSMIIIRSARVLGVKIYEDAAIEIARRSRGTPRIANALLRRVRDFAEIKGDGEIEIEITKYALNSLNVDEFGLDEMDNKIMRVMIENFKGKPVGISALATSIAENPETLEEVYEPFLIQEGFIIRTPRGREVTEKAYKHLNIAIPRNPGELF, from the coding sequence ATGCCCGATTTTTTACATCCAGATAAAGACAATTATTCGCACGAAGAGCTCATTCAGGAAGAGCAGATTCGTCCGCAGAGTTTTAAGGATTTCGCAGGACAGCGAAAAACCTTAGAAAATCTTGAAGTTTTCGTTACCGCTGCCAAAAGACGTGGTGGTGCGCTCGATCATGTTTTGCTTCACGGTCCTCCCGGATTGGGAAAAACAACTTTGGCAAATATTATTGCGAATGAACTTGGTGTAGGCTGTAAAATCACATCCGGTCCTGTTTTGGATAAACCGGGAAGTCTCGCAGGTTTGCTAACCAATCTGGAAGAAAACGATGTACTTTTCATCGATGAAATCCATCGTCTTTCGCCTGTTGTGGAAGAATATCTGTATTCTGCAATGGAAGATTACAAAATCGATATTATGCTGGAAACCGGTCCAAATGCAAGAAGTGTTCAGATCGGATTAAATCCTTTTACATTGGTGGGAGCAACAACCAGAAGCGGAATGCTGACCAAGCCGATGTTGGCAAGATTTGGTATTCAAAGCAGATTGGAATATTACACCATTGAACTTTTGTCTATGATTATCATCCGAAGTGCAAGAGTTTTGGGGGTGAAAATCTATGAAGATGCAGCCATTGAAATTGCAAGAAGAAGCCGTGGAACTCCGAGAATTGCCAATGCACTTTTAAGAAGAGTCCGTGATTTTGCAGAAATTAAAGGAGATGGCGAAATTGAAATTGAAATCACCAAATATGCTCTAAATTCTTTAAATGTAGATGAATTTGGTTTAGACGAAATGGATAATAAGATCATGCGTGTAATGATTGAAAATTTCAAAGGAAAACCTGTAGGAATTTCAGCTTTGGCAACATCTATTGCAGAAAATCCAGAAACATTGGAAGAGGTTTATGAACCGTTTTTAATTCAGGAAGGATTTATTATCAGAACTCCGAGAGGAAGAGAGGTTACTGAGAAGGCTTATAAACATTTGAATATTGCGATACCGAGAAATCCCGGAGAACTATTTTAA
- a CDS encoding four helix bundle protein has translation MESSFQEKDNIIRNKSFDFSIRIINLYKVLYNERNEKTLSKQLLRSGTSIGANIEEGIASFSKKEFIYKLQISYKEAYESFYWIKLLHKTGFINDTEFNSIRINIEEIIKLLTTILKTSKQNS, from the coding sequence ATGGAAAGTAGCTTTCAAGAAAAGGATAATATTATTCGAAATAAATCTTTTGATTTTTCAATTAGAATTATCAACTTGTATAAAGTTCTTTACAATGAAAGAAATGAAAAAACTCTTTCAAAGCAATTGCTTAGAAGCGGAACTTCAATTGGAGCAAATATAGAAGAAGGTATTGCCTCGTTTAGTAAAAAAGAATTCATCTATAAACTCCAAATATCCTATAAAGAAGCCTATGAATCTTTTTATTGGATTAAACTTTTACATAAAACAGGGTTCATTAATGATACAGAATTTAATTCTATAAGAATAAATATTGAGGAAATCATAAAATTATTAACTACAATTTTAAAAACTTCCAAACAAAACTCTTAA